Genomic DNA from Filimonas effusa:
TCGCCTTCAAATCCTTCCCATTTGAAACCAAGATAGGAGAGTGGCCGGCGGTCGATCCATTTACAGCAAACAATAACAGGCAACAACATAAAGCCATTGGTGATGAGGTAATATAAGATCACCTGGGGAAACTTCTGAGCCTCAGGACTGCCGGGATCCGACGGAAGAAAACGCTTGAAGACCGGGATATAAAGGAGTACTGCTATCGTAACAACAAAAAAGATAAATATAAGCACGCGCAGCAACCCGCTTCCAATTAAGGGTTTCTTGTACATTGGTGGTTATTTCAAGCCCACAATATACAGACATGCATAAACCTGTAATCCCACTTTAATTAGGGATATGACAGTAGACAAATCATCCCTAATATCTGCTTTTTCTTATGCCTGCCGGCTTTCGTGGAAAGCAGTCACAACCGTTCCCGGCCCCCGTTCTCGGGATAACGCTCCCTTGGCATCATTGCATTACCATCTCTGTTCTTTATTGGTATTTCTTAGCTTTCAATGCAGTTCTCACTGCTTCAGGGACATTCGATAACAGGTTTAATTCAACCCCATGCAACTTTGCATCGGCCTCAATTTCTGCAACCGTTGTAAGGTAATTCCGCCAGGCTTTTCTTTCTGCATCACTGGTACCGTAAAGGTTCTCGGCATTAGGCATATTAACTGCCAGTATGGTTGTATTGGCAGTGATACGCATAAGGTCATCGCCGTCGGCCTTGGGTAAGATAACAGCAACCTTCCACACCTTCTTGGGTACGGTAACCCTGCCGTTGTCGATAGTTTTTGCCGTATCGGTTTTGCCGCGTCCCAGGCCTCCCTGACCATAAGAACCCATAATAATATATGCTTCATTTGAAGTACCTACAAAATTATCCCGCAGCTGATCTTCCAGTTCGCTCCATGGCCCCTGGTTCAGGTTAGGAGACTGAGGTATCATATTGGTCATATAAAAGGTAGAACTGTTGGCTACATAACTTGAAGTACGGTCACCTGAGGGGCAATTATGCCCCCTGTCGAAACCGTTCGTTGCATAGCTATAACTGTTGCCTGCCACCTGGTACCACCCGGAAGGCAAACCGGTAAAGGGCCGGAAGTCATCCTGTCTTCCAACAGTACCTTTGTCTTCACTCTGGAAATGCCAGCTAACCCAGTTGGGAATGCCGCGGTTGCGGCTGTACGATTCAATATAATAAACCTGGTTGATCAGGTAGTTTTCGTTCATGGCGGACTCGGGTTTTGCCATCGTGGGATTGCCCAAACGCATATTGTTATTGGCGCCGGAAGTAATGGTATCGGCCGGCCCGGGGACAGGGGTAGCCGGATCGGGATTCGTGCCCGGATTGGTGTTTGTCGATTGCTTGGAGCATGACACTATCAGCAGCAAGGATACTGCTAATACGCTGGATACGGAAAGTTTGAACTTCATCATGTATATCTTAGTCGTTAGGATACTAACGCAAAAGAAAGAACTCTTTGTTATTTAATAATGAATTTAATCGAAATTCGCAGCCTAAACAGTGAATTATGGTGCAGAATTATGCATTTACCGTTACCGAAAGATTCCTCCGTTACGTGCAAACCGATACGCAAAGCGATCCTGCCAGTAATGCCAGCCCTACCACCGAAAAGCAAAAGAACCTGAGCGAATTACTGGCGGGTGAACTGCTGCTGCTGGGTTTGAAAGACGCCCATATGGATGAATACGGTTATGTATATGCAACTATTCCATCAAATTCCGATAAAAAAGTACCTGTTATCTGTTTCTGCAGTCATGTTGACACAGCGCCCGACTGCAGCGGCACCAATGTAAAACCACTCGTACACAAAGCCTACGATGGCAAAGACATCCTATTGCCCGACGATCCTACACAGGTTATTAAAATAGAAGACTACCCTTATCTCAAAGAACATATTGGTAGCGATATCATCACAGCCAGCGGCTTTACCCTACTCGGCGCCGATGACAAAAGCGGTGTGGCCGAGATCATGGATATGGCTCATTTCCTGGTAAATCATCCCGAAGTAAAACACGGAGAAATAAAGATACTATTCACGCCTGATGAAGAGGTAGGCCGTGGCACAGCCCATGTTGATCTTAAAAAGCTGGGTGCCGACTTCGCCTATACGCTAGATGGGGGAGAAGCGGGAACCTTCGAAGATGAAACTTTCAGTGCCGATGCCGTTACCATTACTGTTCATGGCGTTATTGCACACCCGGGTTATGCAAAAGATAAACTGGTTAATTCCCTGAAAATAGCCGGCGAAATTCTGGCTGCACTGCCCACACAGGAATGGAGTCCTGAAACCACTATAGAAAGGCAAGGTTTCGTGCATCCTGTTGCAGTAAATGGTATTGCAGAAAAAGCAACCATCGATTTCATTATCCGTGACTTTGTATCAGCGAAGCTGCCGGATCATGAAAACAAGCTCCGCCAACTGGCGCAGGAGGTATTGAACAAACATCCCAAAGCGCAAATGGACTTTGTGGTGAAAGAACAGTACCGCAACATGAAAGAAATAGTGTCGCAATACCCTGAGCTCACTGCCAATGCAGAGGAAGCTTATAAAAGGGCCGGTTTTACCGTGCGTAATGAGCCTATCCGCGGTGGTACCGATGGCAGCAGGTTGAGTTTTATGGGATTACCTTGCCCCAATATCTTCACGGGTATGCAGGCTATTCATAGCAAACATGAATGGATAGGTGTAAAAGACATGGAAAAGGCAGTAGAAGTGCTTGTGCATCTTGCCGCTGTTTGGGAAGAAAGAGCGAAATAGCGTACATTTCCACCAACAAAATGAAAAAACATGAGTTTCTTTCTTTCCTATGGATGGTGGTTGCTGCTGATCTTATTTATTATTTTCAGCGGACTTGTCACCGTTAATCAGGCCACCATTGCCGTGGTCACCATGTTCGGTAAGTATCAGCGTATACTGCGCCCCGGTCTTAACTTTAAAATACCCCTTGTAGAGCAGATCTATCGAAGGGTAAGTGTGCAAAACCGCTCCGTAGAGCTCGAGTTCCAGGCGGTGACACTTGACCAGGCAAACGTTTATTTTAAAAGCATGTTGCTCTATGCCGTAATGAATGCGGAAGAGGAGACCATTAAAAAGGTAGCCTTCAAGTTCATCAGCGACAGAGACCTCATGCAGGCCCTTATAAGAACCATTGAAGGTAATATCCGCTCCTATGTGGCTACAAAACGTCAGGCCGAGATCCTTGCCCTGCGTAAGGATATTGTTGATTCTGTAAAAATGGAAGTAGACCATGTGCTCGAAGATTGGGGCTATCATCTGCTCGACCTTCAGATCAATGACATTACCTTCGACAAAGCTATTATGGATAGCATGAGTAAAGTGGTGGCAAGTAACAACCTGAAAGCTGCTGCTGAAAACGAAGGCCAGGCGCTGCTGATCACTAAAACAAAGTCGGCAGAGGCAGAAGGTAACGCTATTAAGATTGCAGCCGAAGCGGAACGCGAGGCGGCAAGATTGCGCGGTCAGGGGGTAGCGCTCTTCCGTGAAGAGGTGGCCCGCGGTATGAGCATGGCGGCAGAACAGATGAAACAGGCCAACCTCGATACCAACGTGATCCTGTTCAGTATGTGGACTGAAGCCATTAAGAACTTCGCTGAAGTTGGTAAAGGCAACATCATCTTCCTCGATGGCAGTCCCGACGGTATGGAGAAGAACATGAACCAGATCATGGCGATGATGAAGCTGACAAACGACTACAAGTCGTAAGGAAAATCGGTTTTACAGGATGCGGGCGGGCGGTTCAAAGGTATAAACCAGGGCAACCAGCAGCTTTGCAAGTATGCCGGAAGCGTTTGAAACGACTGAAAATAAAGGATAAATGTTTCTTAAAATGCTGGTGTTCTGAAATTTATTAACATCAGAAACGTTCTTTTGTCTTTCAGATTATTTTAGCAGGTACTTAAAACCAGTTTAATGGGAATATTATTGCAGGTGGCGCAGGCCGCAACAGCAGCGCCGGAAAAGATCTCTCTCATGAGCTTGCTCAGCAAAGGTGGCTGGATCATGTATCCGCTTTATCTCTTGCTTGTTGCCACCATCTTCGTTTTCTTTGAACGTTTGATCGCAATACGTAAAGCTTCCCGCATCGAGTCGAACTTTATGAGTATCATTCGTGATAACATCATGAGCGGTAATATTACCGGCGCCAGGAACCTGGCCCGTAATACTGACAATGCTGTTGCACGGATGATTGATAAAGGTCTCCAGCGTATCGGCAAACCTATTGACGCTATCGAAAAAAGTATGGAAAATGTTGGTAAGCTTGAGATGTATAAAATGGAACGCAACCTCTCCGTGCTTTCTCTTGTTGCAGGTATTGCTCCTATGTTTGGTTTCCTCGGTACAATTGTTGGTATGATCCAACTGTTCTACGATATCAACAGTACCGGTAACTTTGAGCTTAGCGTTATTGCTGGTGGCATCTACGTTAAAATGATCACTTCCGGTACCGGCCTTATCATTGGTCTTATCGCTTACGTATTACATAATTTTCTGTCAACCCAGGTCGATAAAACAGCCAATAAAATGGAAGGCGCAAGTGCTGAATTTATTGACATTTTACAGGAACCAACACGATAATAAACAATACCCGGAACCATAGCCGGAAACAGTATTGAATTTCTATAAAGCAGTAACAGTATGAATATCAGAAAAAGGTTAAAGTCGCACCCTGAAGTGCATACAGGTGCATTGAACGATATCCTGTTCATTCTGTTACTGTTTTTCCTCATCGTTTCAACGCTTGCCAATCCTAACGTGGTAAGGGTCAACAACCCCAAAGGCCAGAAAGATACCAAGGCTAAACAAACCATTGTTGTTTCCATCGACAAAGACCAGAATATTTACCTGGGGCAATCTCCTGTTGCGATAAACATGCTCGATTCTCTCCTCAAAATGGAAGTTGATAAAGCACGTCCTAATGTAGATACGCCTTCCGTTGTGATTAATGCCGACACTATCTCCCATTACGGAGAGGTTTTCCGCATTATGCAAGCCGCTAAAAAAGCAGGAGCCAGGGTAGTAGCAAACGTGAAATAGTTTGTGAGCTACCGGGCAATAAATCTGGCCCGTATCATTCTGTCTTTTTCCTGCAGATCCTTTCTTAAAGTAATTTCGGAGAACTGCATTTCTTCCAGCAAAGCGATCATTTCTTTTCCCAGTGCTTCATTGATCTCGAAGTAGAGACTTCCGCCGTTAGTAAGATGCTTTCCTGCAAACGCAGTGATAGCGCGATAGAAAAGCAGCGGATCATTATCCGGAACAAATAGTGCGCGCGAGGGCTCATATGCCAATACATTCTGAAACATATCGGCTTTTTCGAGCATTCTTATATAAGGCGGATTACTTACAATACAATCAAAAACAGGCAGGCTGCCTGAAGCTTTCTCATTCAATATATCTATCAGGTGAAATTGTATGCTGGTTTTATGAGTCGCTGCATTTTGTTTTGCCACTTCCAGTGCGTCTCTTGAAATATCAAGCGCATGCACCTCACTGTTGTTTAATAGCCTGTGAAGCAATAAAGGGATACAGCCGCTGCCAGTGCCGATATCCAATAGTTTGATCCCTGCTTTGCCCTTATAATCTTCAGCGATCCATTCCACAAGCTCTTCTGTTTCGGGACGGGGAATGAGTACACGTTCATCTACATACAGCTTTAACGGGCCAAACCACGCTTCCCCCAGCACATATTGAACCGGCCGGTGCTGTAGTAAAGCCTCAAGATATTGGGTGTACGTATCCAGCTGCGGAGCGCTCAATGGGCGGTCGCCTTTTGTTAAGCGTTCTGTTTTACTATAGCCCGTAAGTGCCGTCATTACCCAATGTGCAATAGCAGTTGCTTCACGCGCCTCGTAAATGCCTGAAAGCCCGGTTAACATATGTTTATAAGCCTCCTGTATACTCATGCTGCAATGTTACCACCATTTCAAGTATTTTTGCGCCGTTATTCAATGAGCACGCACGAATTATATATGCAGCGCTGTATTCAGCTGGCCCGCCTCGGCGCAGGCCAGGTGGCGCCCAATCCTATGGTAGGCGCCGTGCTGGTATATGAGGACAGAATCATTGGAGAAGGTTACCATGCAATATTCGGACAAGGACATGCCGAAGTGAATTGTATCAACAGCGTGGCAGCAGAAGACCGTTATCTGATCCCGCTCGCTACCATCTATGTATCACTCGAGCCTTGTGCCCATTACGGAAAAACGCCACCCTGTGCCGATCTTATCATTGCCAACCGTATCCGTACGGTGGTGATAGGAAGCCGTGACCCGTTCCTTGCAGTTAACGGTAAAGGCATTGAAAAACTGCAGGCCGCAGGCATCAGCGTTGTCACAGGTGTTCTTGAAAAGGAATGTCTCGACCTCAATAAACGTTTTTTTACTTTTCATACACAACAACGTCCTTATTTCATTTTAAAATGGGCGCAAACGGCCAATGGCGCCATTGGATCGGGCAGCGACAACCGCCTGCTGATTTCAAATGACTTCACGAACCGTATCGTCCACCGCTGGCGTAATGAAGAGTCTGCAATCCTGGTAGGAACCAATACTGCGCTGGCCGATGATCCGTTGCTTACAAACAGGTTATGGTATGGCAAAAGCCCTGTCCGGCTGGTAATTGATACCAACCTGCGTTTGCCTAAAACCCTGAAATTATTGAGTGAAGGCCCTCCAACCATCATATTTAATTACCTGGACCACTCCGATAACCTCGATGCTGTTACTATCCGGACAGCACAACAGGCTTTAGCAGCGGAAAGATCAACACCGCATATAGCAACAGGCAATAATGTGTTTTATTATCGCCTGGAAAAAGACGAGCCCTTATTGCCCCAGATCAGCTACGCCTGTTTCAGGCTCCAGTTGCTGAGTGTACTGGTAGAAGGTGGCGCTTTCCTCCAGCAGCGCTGTTTAAACGAAGGTTACTGGGATGAAGCCCGTGTTATCACCAACGATCAGTTGATGGCTCCGGGCGGCTTAAAAGCCCCGGAATTACCAGCGGCCCTGCATGTTGGCACCACACGTTTTTTGAACGATAGAATAGATTTTTTCCTTAAACCCATAAACGAGAACTAATACCTATGGCGGAAGCGGCCTTTTTTCAGACGATAGCACAAATGACCACAGCCGAGTACAAGGACAAAGGAAGTCGCTTCCTCGCCTTTGCTTTCCCTATAGCAACAGTCGACGATTTTAAGGAAAAATTGCAATGGCTGAAAAAGGAACATCCCAAAGCCGTTCACCACTGTTTCGCCTATCGTATTGGTCTCGATGGTAATAATTTCCGCGTAAGCGACGATGGTGAACCCAGCGGCTCCGCCGGCAAACCAATGCTTGGCCAGATCGATAGTAAAAAACTGACCAATGTAGCCGTAATTGTCGTGCGTTACTTTGGTGGTACCCTCCTGGGCGTTCCCGGCCTTATCCAGGCTTACAAGACTGTAACGGTAATGGCGCTACAACTCACGCCGGTGATTCAAAAGCCTATAGAAGTGCTTTACGAACTTCAGTTCGATTATACCCGCATGAATGAAGTGATGACGCTGGTAAAACAACTTGACTGCAGCATTGCCGGTCAGCAGGAACAGCTCTTCGTACTGCTCACCATCGGCATCCCCAAAGCAAGGTTGGAAGAAGCGCTCTACCGCCTTAAAGACATGCACTATGTAGCCCTCCGTAAAGTATAATTCTAATACCTGTAAAATCCTTCTCCACTCTTAACACCCAGTTTGCCTGCTGTAACCATATTTACCAATAGGGGACAAGGGGCATATTTAGGCTGTCCAAATCCTTCATGTAACACCTTGAGGATGCTCAGGCATACGTCCAGTCCTATGAAATCAGCCAGCTGTAAAGGCCCCATCGGGTGAGCCATTCCAAGTTTCATAACGGTATCGATTGTAGGAGCGTCTGCTACGTTTTCATATAGGCTGCAGATAGCCTCATTGATCATGGGCATCAGAATGCGGTTGGCGATAAAACCCGGGTAATCAGCTGCTACACAGGGAGTCTTGCCTAGCTTAAGCGTTAAAGCCGCAATGGTGTCTGTAACAGCTTTGGCCGTGGCGTAACCATTGATGATCTCTACCAGTTTCATAACGGGTACGGGATTCATGAAATGCATCCCTATTACCTTTTCGGGCCGCCTGGTAGCCGCTGCAATTCTCGTAATTGAAATGGAAGAAGTATTGCTGGCTAAAATGGCGCCGGCAGGAGCCAGCTCATCCAGTTGCGAAAATATTTTAAGTTTAATAGCTGTATTCTCCGTGGCTGCTTCAACAACGAGATCAGCTTCTGCCACACCGGCCGCCATATCCGTAAAGGGAGTTAACAGGCTAAGCGCCTTCTTTTTCTGCTCTTCGGTAATAACAGCTTTCCCTACCTGGCGGTCGAGGTTTTTCCCGATCTGCTGCAATGCCTTATCTAAAAGGGATCTATCGATGTCCACCAGCGATACGGTGAATCCATACTGGGCAAATACATGTGCAATACCATTTCCCATGGTGCCTGCCCCAATAACAGCTATCTTTTGCATACGGCCTTTCGTTTAACAACGAAAATAAGGCATGCTAACATATATTAGTATGGCCGGCAGAAGTTTGTTCTTTATTCGTTCTGCCACTCCTAATTCTTCTTTTTAAAATCCCCTCGTTTCCAGGCCTTGATAAATTCACCCCATGCAAAAGGGTTAAAGAGGTTTACAGGTGGCTGTTGCCCCTGGTAGTAGTAACGGGTAGCCTGCTGGCGTAATTGCATGTTTACGGCCTCCCTGCCGTCGGCAGGAAGTGTAGCTACCAATATCCGGCGGGTGGCTTCATCCGTATTCTGACGCGCTATTTCGATCTGGTCGGCAGGGATCTGCGTACTTACAAAATCGCGCTCAAACTGCTCGCGCGAGGGACGTGGCTTTAAGATCGTAGCCGGCAGAAATGCCGTGTCATTAACCAGTAATTGTATTACAGAATATTGATTATCAGTAAGATTTGTTGGGATTTGTATTGTTTTATCTTTAAAACCCACACTAGAGAACCGGATCGATTGTCCCTGTAATACCGCAATGGAGAATACGCCCTGGTCGTTGGTAAGCGTTCCACGTGTGGTTCCTTCTACTATAATACTCGCCTGGGGTAAAGCACGCAGGCTGTCGGCAGTCATAACGATACCAAACAATTGAATTACAGAATCCTTGGCAATAACATGCTGAGCCTGGGCTGAATTACGGCCCATCATGAACAAAAAACAAAATGAACAATATAGTAAAAATCGCTTCATGCACTACAGTTATTGGATGTCCAATTATACGAATTAAATAGTTAACCGGCTATTATAACAAAGTAACCCCCTCAAGGGTTAACTTTGCAGCGCAATTTTCTTTTTTAACAAAATTATGTGTGATGACCGAAGCGGACATTTTGAAGGCGTTAAGCAATGTGGAAGAGCCCGATTTGAAACAGGATCTGGTAACTCTGAATATGGTGAAAGACGTTAAGATTGAAGGCAATAACGTGTCTTTTACAGTGGTGCTTACCACACCTGCATGTCCTATGAAAGACATGATCCAGAAAGCATGTATCAACGCAGTCAAACTCCTCGTGAATAAAGAAGCGGTGGTGAAAGTAAACTTCACTTCCAATACAAATACTTTACGTAACGAAGCGCAGCAAATTCTGCCTGGCGTAAAAAATATCATTGCTGTTGTCAGCGGTAAAGGTGGCGTAGGTAAAAGTACCGTTTCCGCAAACTTCGCCCTTGCGCTTGCCAAAAGCGGTGCGTCAGTGGGGTTAATGGACGCCGATATCTATGGCCCAAGTGCACCTATTATGTTCGGCATCCGTGGCCAGCGCCCCATGATGAAAGAGGTGAATGGCAAAGGTGTAATCATGCCTATTGATAAATACGGTATCAAAGTAATGAGTATAGGCCTCCTGGTTGATGAAAAAAATGCTGTCGTATGGAGAGGCCCCATGGCCAGCAGCGCCATCAGGCAATTCGTTACCGATGTAGATTGGGGCGAACTGGACTATCTTGTGATAGACATGCCTCCCGGAACAGGTGACATTCACCTTACCCTCATGCAAACAGTACCTGTTACAGGTGTTATTATTGTTACCACACCTCAAAATGTAGCCCTTGCCGACGCGAAAAAAGGGATTGCGATGTTCGGACAGGCGCAGATTAAAGTGCCTATCATTGGCCTGGTCGAAAATATGAGTTATTTCACCCCGGCAGAACTTCCTGATAACAAGTATTATATCTTCGGTAAGGACGGCGGCCGCAACCTGGCGCATGAATACGATCTGCCTTTCCTTGGACAAATACCCCTTGTTCAGGAGATTCGCGAAGGTGGCGATTCAGGAGAGCCTGCCGTGCTGGCCGAAAATACGCCTACGGCTGCGGCATTCGATGATTTTGCTGCTACGGCTATTCGTAACATCGCCATACGGAACGCGACACTGGCTCCGACCAAACCGCTTGAAACAGTGGCTTGATTTTAGTAGCTTAAGGCAAAAGCCTTCTGTATGAAATCATGTAGCTATCTTGTCATTATTTCAATGCTCGTCTGTAGCTTGGTTGCCTGTACGCAAAAAGTACATCCGCATGGAATGCCTCCAGGACAAGCCAAAAAAGTAACCGGATCCCAATCGGCCGCTCCCTATGCGCCGGGGCAAATGAAAAAGCAGTAAAACGAACTGCTAGGAAAATAAAAGGCATCTGCATTAATAAGTGCAGGTGCCTGAACATAAGTAACAGTCTCAATGAATAAACAACAACTGGTAAGCGCCATCCGCAATAAGAGATCATACCTTTGCGTAGGGCTAGATACCGACATCGAAAAAATACCCGCACATCTCCATGCAAGCCCTAATGCTGTGTTGGAGTTTAACAAGGCCATCATCGATGCCACCAAAGACTATTGCGTTAGTTATAAGATCAATACTGCGTTTTACGAAGCAATGGGTGTAAAGGGCTGGGATATCATAGAGCAAACCCTGCATTATATTCCCGAAACTCATTTCACCATTGCCGACGCGAAAAGGGGCGATATCGGGAACACCTCCGCGCAATACGCAAAAACTTTTTTCGAAACATTCCCATTTGATGCTGTGACTGTTGCGCCCTACATGGGCGAAGATAGCGTGCGTCCGTTCCTGGAATATGAGAACAAGGTTACCATCGTATTAGGACTTACTTCCAACAAAGGCGCATCTGACTTCGAGCTGCAACCTGCCGGAGGCGAACATCTCTACGAAAAAGTGTTACGCACTGTAAGCGCCTGGGGAACTCCTCACAATCTCATGTTCGTAGTAGGCGCCACACAGGCCAGTGCATTAGAGAACGTCAGGAAAATAGTACCCGATAACTTTTTATTGGTACCAGGGGTAGGAGCCCAGGGCGGAAGTTTGCAGGAGGTTTCACAATATGGGCTTAATAGCGAAGCCGGCCTTCTTGTAAACGCAAGCAGGGCTGTTATCTACGCGGGCTCAGGTGAAGACTTTGTTGTCAAAGCAGCAGAAGCTGCCCGGCAATACCGTGATGAAATGGCAACCTATCTGCAATAGCTGATAATGTTATGGATCAGAAAGCATATTATACAGGAAGCCCCAAAGGCTTCCTTTTTTATTTTTAAATTCGTTTCCTTTACGTTGTTGCATGCATGCAGCTTTGAATCCAGCTTTGTACGCCATAACACGCGCACAGTGTGCTTGCGGGGTATGTCTGTATTATGGTTTCTTCAACAGATAGCTTGTTGTTTTAAAAATAAAAATTAGTATATGAGATCTGGATTTACGATGTTCTGTGTGGTGTTAACCTTTTGCTGTAATGCTCAGCGTGAGCATAAGATAAATCCGGAGGTTCAGCCTTACATCGACACACTTTTTAAACAAATCGTGGATGTAGATCATTTCAGTGATAAGACTTTCCGGCGGGAAACTTATTATATCAATAAAATTCTTTCTATTGATAGTTTTGATAATTCCGCGAATTATATGAAAGCGCAAATCTTCGCTTATAATGGGGCGTATGACAGCGCTATCAATATTCTTTCCCGGCAAATAAAACATCATAACTGGCCTAATAACAGGATCTTTCGTTCTGCATTATATGATATTACCGGTGATTCAACTGCCGCTCTTGCCGATTACAAATATATACTCCGCGAAAATGAACGATTGTTGAAGACAAGCGATGAGGTGCAAAAAAGTCTGGGTTGCCTGTACCAGATAGCCTTAATGAAATTGTTAAGCGGAGAGAATAAAGGAAAGGTGCTGGTTGAATATGACAAGGCGTCCAAGCCATTTGACAGTATTGATACGCGGGCCCGAATTGCGGTTGTAAAAAAAGGAATCGTTTATTTTAATAAAGAACAATTCCTGGGCACCTATCGAACAGGAGGTGTGGGGCGCAAAAGATAAGGAATGATGAAAGCGACTTTCTGTTAGTTTTGCTGGCTATGAAAGCTTAATAAGTTGGGGTAAATGGTAACCGGCAATAGAAAAAACAGCTTCGGAATAATTTTTTTTAATGCACGAAATATAAGACTAACAACACTCTCCTCATTTCAGGGATACATTTTTT
This window encodes:
- a CDS encoding Mrp/NBP35 family ATP-binding protein; this encodes MTEADILKALSNVEEPDLKQDLVTLNMVKDVKIEGNNVSFTVVLTTPACPMKDMIQKACINAVKLLVNKEAVVKVNFTSNTNTLRNEAQQILPGVKNIIAVVSGKGGVGKSTVSANFALALAKSGASVGLMDADIYGPSAPIMFGIRGQRPMMKEVNGKGVIMPIDKYGIKVMSIGLLVDEKNAVVWRGPMASSAIRQFVTDVDWGELDYLVIDMPPGTGDIHLTLMQTVPVTGVIIVTTPQNVALADAKKGIAMFGQAQIKVPIIGLVENMSYFTPAELPDNKYYIFGKDGGRNLAHEYDLPFLGQIPLVQEIREGGDSGEPAVLAENTPTAAAFDDFAATAIRNIAIRNATLAPTKPLETVA
- a CDS encoding tetratricopeptide repeat protein, with product MRSGFTMFCVVLTFCCNAQREHKINPEVQPYIDTLFKQIVDVDHFSDKTFRRETYYINKILSIDSFDNSANYMKAQIFAYNGAYDSAINILSRQIKHHNWPNNRIFRSALYDITGDSTAALADYKYILRENERLLKTSDEVQKSLGCLYQIALMKLLSGENKGKVLVEYDKASKPFDSIDTRARIAVVKKGIVYFNKEQFLGTYRTGGVGRKR
- a CDS encoding carboxypeptidase-like regulatory domain-containing protein, translated to MKRFLLYCSFCFLFMMGRNSAQAQHVIAKDSVIQLFGIVMTADSLRALPQASIIVEGTTRGTLTNDQGVFSIAVLQGQSIRFSSVGFKDKTIQIPTNLTDNQYSVIQLLVNDTAFLPATILKPRPSREQFERDFVSTQIPADQIEIARQNTDEATRRILVATLPADGREAVNMQLRQQATRYYYQGQQPPVNLFNPFAWGEFIKAWKRGDFKKKN
- the pyrF gene encoding orotidine-5'-phosphate decarboxylase encodes the protein MNKQQLVSAIRNKRSYLCVGLDTDIEKIPAHLHASPNAVLEFNKAIIDATKDYCVSYKINTAFYEAMGVKGWDIIEQTLHYIPETHFTIADAKRGDIGNTSAQYAKTFFETFPFDAVTVAPYMGEDSVRPFLEYENKVTIVLGLTSNKGASDFELQPAGGEHLYEKVLRTVSAWGTPHNLMFVVGATQASALENVRKIVPDNFLLVPGVGAQGGSLQEVSQYGLNSEAGLLVNASRAVIYAGSGEDFVVKAAEAARQYRDEMATYLQ